A genomic segment from Thiomicrorhabdus aquaedulcis encodes:
- the rpoN gene encoding RNA polymerase factor sigma-54: MALMPGLQINMGQQLKLTPQLQQSIKILQYSALEVQQTIEATLEINFMLEIDDEQSSEDILPLEANSDRLNQQEEQAQSDFKLNGENGEIEQPLDINDSNTLSDDLEIDYSWEDVYSDHGANQSSSGSDDDYVSPENYTSSEKNLHDHLYWQSDTYQWQDQQEFLASYIIDDINEEGYVTTPLNELLSIINNTQAQLEPGSNPFTLAQLNAVLMIIQQFEPTGVAARSIQESLQLQLNALPKTPYVVSALQLIHENFDWLTFHDHKRIKKMYGLNDDELNVLLKLIQSLNPRPGRAFSTTQDEIIIPDLRLKRSKQGWLVELNSNAFPRLAINSTYVDLASQIGDSEQSKQIKEQLIEAKGLIKSIHSRGETLLRVGKFIVEKQSQFFEEGESAMQPLVLREVADFLELHESTISRATSQKYIQTPRGTFELKYFFSTGVSQYGSADQSSIAIKSHIKGLIDQENPKKPLSDSKLMELLEEKEISVARRTIAKYREALNIPSSSERKKNNQFKR; encoded by the coding sequence ATGGCACTGATGCCTGGTTTACAAATTAACATGGGTCAACAGCTTAAACTGACACCTCAGTTGCAGCAGTCCATCAAAATTCTTCAGTATTCAGCACTTGAGGTTCAACAAACCATTGAAGCCACCCTTGAAATCAACTTTATGCTTGAAATCGATGATGAGCAGTCCAGTGAAGACATTCTTCCGCTTGAGGCTAATTCTGATCGTTTAAACCAACAAGAAGAACAAGCTCAAAGTGATTTTAAGCTTAATGGCGAAAACGGTGAGATTGAACAACCATTAGACATTAATGATTCCAATACGTTATCGGACGATTTAGAGATTGACTACAGCTGGGAAGACGTTTATTCGGATCACGGTGCAAACCAATCCAGCAGCGGTTCAGACGATGACTATGTAAGCCCAGAAAACTACACCTCTTCTGAAAAGAACTTGCACGACCATCTTTATTGGCAATCAGACACCTATCAATGGCAAGACCAGCAGGAATTTTTAGCATCCTACATAATTGACGACATTAATGAAGAAGGCTATGTAACCACGCCGCTCAACGAATTATTGAGCATCATCAATAACACTCAAGCTCAACTTGAACCAGGCTCTAACCCTTTTACACTTGCGCAGCTCAATGCCGTTTTGATGATTATTCAGCAATTTGAACCTACTGGTGTAGCCGCCCGCTCTATTCAAGAGTCTTTGCAATTGCAATTAAACGCTCTGCCTAAAACACCTTATGTCGTAAGTGCATTGCAATTAATTCATGAGAATTTTGATTGGTTGACCTTTCACGACCACAAGCGCATAAAAAAAATGTACGGGTTGAACGACGATGAACTTAATGTATTACTTAAGTTAATTCAGTCACTCAATCCCAGGCCTGGCCGTGCGTTTTCGACTACGCAAGATGAAATTATTATTCCTGATTTACGCTTAAAACGCTCTAAACAAGGCTGGTTGGTTGAGTTAAATTCTAATGCGTTTCCACGTTTAGCCATTAATTCAACCTACGTTGACCTGGCCAGTCAAATTGGCGATTCTGAACAGTCTAAACAAATTAAAGAACAACTTATCGAAGCAAAAGGCCTAATTAAAAGCATTCACAGCCGGGGTGAGACTTTATTACGAGTGGGTAAATTTATTGTTGAAAAACAGAGTCAGTTTTTTGAAGAAGGTGAATCGGCCATGCAGCCGCTGGTGCTTAGAGAAGTTGCTGACTTTTTAGAGCTGCATGAATCGACTATTTCACGCGCCACCAGTCAAAAGTACATTCAAACTCCCCGCGGCACGTTTGAACTAAAGTATTTCTTCTCAACGGGCGTTAGTCAATATGGCAGTGCCGACCAATCGTCTATTGCCATAAAGTCGCATATTAAGGGTTTAATTGATCAAGAAAATCCTAAGAAACCCTTAAGTGACAGTAAATTAATGGAGTTGCTGGAAGAAAAAGAGATTAGTGTGGCTCGTCGAACCATTGCTAAATACCGAGAGGCACTTAACATTCCGTCATCGAGCGAGCGTAAAAAGAACAACCAATTTAAACGATAA
- the xseB gene encoding exodeoxyribonuclease VII small subunit — translation MSQAAESFKYNYAKLQEIAQKLSNNDDVDIDELVPMVDEATRAYQLCKSRIEAVETALSQRLDTEKTSADDGAL, via the coding sequence ATGAGCCAAGCCGCTGAAAGTTTTAAATATAATTACGCTAAATTGCAAGAAATTGCCCAAAAGCTCTCTAATAACGATGATGTAGACATTGATGAGTTAGTCCCGATGGTCGATGAAGCTACGCGTGCGTATCAGTTATGCAAGTCACGCATTGAAGCGGTCGAAACGGCGTTAAGCCAACGCCTCGATACCGAAAAAACGTCAGCAGATGACGGTGCGTTATAA
- the xseA gene encoding exodeoxyribonuclease VII large subunit, with protein sequence MIFLDVPFKEKDHAKSLGARWDSASKKWYVPHELSEKTDAFQKWLAPTLIDTSLANFDAQQRTLASDVHHLNQGSLDGTGLSLSFGLTAEKAQKGATLSSVLKEVQYVLANRFPGAMWVMAEIANLNERRGHLYLELTESNAQGQTLAQCRAMLWASQAPRILTQFETQTGSALAIGQKVLLLAEMTFHEQYGFSMVVQDIDPSYTLGELEANVNNIRKQLILEGIYTQNKQLTLPKDFFRVAVIAPPAAAGLGDFRIDADILQKTGLCEFTYFYSAFQGESVESEMSAAFEAMQSLHSAHAFDALVIIRGGGAKLDLNSLNKYTLAKHICLAKLPVLTGIGHERDNTILDEVAQSRFDTPSKVIAAIRQAIFSQAHLAQQHWQHIDQASRLWVRQAQNHLQQLNHGIGQNSQNLVYRWKNQLVPLKHQLERRCDAIVRNASQTITQLNQVVNAQTSNKINLKKLQLQQHHAQISSESKRVVEQKRQQMVQWIGFILSSGPKTQLNRGFVIAKDQNGQPLKTAQQALKSQTVQLVFMDGTLMARIEPQTIIQEPHQQSNTIDTIKNLSNPRNYDEPSR encoded by the coding sequence ATGATTTTTTTAGATGTACCATTTAAAGAAAAAGACCATGCTAAATCGTTGGGCGCACGTTGGGATTCGGCCAGTAAAAAATGGTATGTACCGCACGAACTCAGTGAGAAAACCGATGCGTTTCAAAAATGGTTGGCACCCACCTTAATCGACACCAGCTTGGCCAATTTCGACGCTCAGCAACGCACTTTAGCAAGTGATGTTCATCACTTAAATCAGGGGTCTTTGGATGGCACGGGTTTAAGCTTAAGTTTTGGCTTAACGGCCGAAAAAGCCCAAAAGGGCGCAACCTTGTCCAGCGTGCTCAAAGAGGTGCAGTACGTTTTGGCTAATCGCTTTCCCGGGGCAATGTGGGTGATGGCTGAGATTGCTAATTTAAACGAGCGTCGTGGGCACCTGTATTTAGAATTAACCGAATCGAATGCTCAAGGCCAAACCTTGGCACAATGCCGCGCGATGTTGTGGGCCAGCCAAGCCCCACGAATTTTAACCCAATTTGAGACCCAAACCGGCAGCGCCTTAGCGATTGGGCAAAAGGTTTTGTTATTAGCTGAAATGACCTTTCACGAACAGTACGGTTTTTCGATGGTGGTGCAAGACATCGACCCAAGTTATACATTGGGCGAGCTTGAAGCCAATGTTAATAACATTCGTAAGCAGTTAATTTTAGAAGGGATTTACACTCAAAACAAACAATTAACATTGCCCAAAGATTTTTTTAGAGTGGCAGTGATTGCCCCACCGGCCGCGGCAGGTTTGGGCGATTTTAGAATTGATGCCGATATTTTACAAAAGACAGGCCTGTGCGAATTTACTTATTTTTACAGCGCGTTTCAGGGCGAATCGGTCGAAAGTGAAATGTCGGCGGCGTTTGAGGCGATGCAATCGCTGCACAGTGCGCACGCGTTTGATGCGTTGGTCATCATTAGGGGAGGCGGGGCTAAGCTCGATTTAAACTCCCTAAATAAATACACCTTAGCCAAGCACATTTGTTTAGCCAAACTACCGGTCTTAACCGGTATTGGCCATGAGCGTGATAACACAATACTGGACGAAGTCGCCCAAAGCCGCTTTGACACGCCCAGCAAGGTCATTGCCGCGATTCGTCAGGCGATTTTTAGTCAGGCACATTTAGCGCAACAACATTGGCAACACATTGACCAGGCCAGTCGTTTGTGGGTTAGGCAAGCGCAAAATCATTTGCAACAACTTAATCACGGTATTGGCCAAAATAGCCAAAATTTAGTTTATCGTTGGAAAAATCAATTGGTGCCTCTTAAGCACCAACTCGAACGACGCTGTGATGCCATTGTGCGCAATGCGAGCCAGACAATTACGCAACTTAATCAAGTGGTTAACGCACAAACCAGCAATAAAATAAACTTAAAAAAACTCCAGTTACAGCAACATCACGCGCAAATTTCAAGCGAATCCAAGCGGGTGGTTGAGCAAAAACGCCAGCAGATGGTGCAATGGATTGGGTTTATTTTAAGCTCTGGCCCTAAAACACAATTAAATCGCGGTTTTGTAATCGCAAAAGACCAAAATGGTCAGCCGTTAAAAACCGCGCAACAAGCGTTAAAAAGTCAAACGGTGCAGTTGGTGTTTATGGACGGTACCTTAATGGCACGCATTGAACCTCAAACGATCATTCAAGAACCGCACCAACAGTCCAATACTATTGACACAATTAAAAATCTTAGCAATCCAAGGAATTACGATGAGCCAAGCCGCTGA
- the dusA gene encoding tRNA dihydrouridine(20/20a) synthase DusA → MNRLLDAQITKNLAHKNSATGFAVAPMLDWTDKNCRFFHRQLTHQAWLYSEMITTGAIIYGKDLPRFLGHNPIESPVVLQLGGSGSADLATCARLGEEWGYSEINLNVGCPSDRVQNNMIGACLMAHPQLVAENVAAMKAAVKKIPVTVKCRIGIDDQEDFELLAHFIDSLMQAGVDGVIIHARKAWLKGLSPKENRDVPPLKYDWVHRIKAEFCGLDIMINGGIVTHDNALTHFSDYQGFPAIDGVMLGRAAYEQPYLLAEVDALYYGCTAPIISREQVLTNMYPYIEEHLLKGGKLNQITRHMLGLFHGLPGGRIWRRALSENAFKEGAGIDVVESAYQQVLSEIQRMEDRI, encoded by the coding sequence TTGAACAGACTTTTAGACGCACAAATCACCAAAAACTTAGCCCATAAAAACAGCGCCACCGGCTTTGCGGTAGCGCCTATGCTGGATTGGACCGATAAAAACTGTCGGTTTTTTCATCGCCAGCTTACCCACCAGGCCTGGTTATATTCTGAAATGATTACCACCGGTGCCATTATTTATGGCAAAGACTTACCACGATTTTTGGGGCATAACCCCATTGAATCGCCTGTTGTTTTGCAATTGGGTGGCAGTGGTTCGGCCGATTTAGCCACGTGTGCGCGACTGGGAGAGGAGTGGGGGTACAGCGAAATTAACCTTAACGTGGGTTGTCCAAGCGATCGTGTGCAAAATAACATGATTGGCGCGTGCTTAATGGCGCACCCACAATTGGTGGCCGAAAACGTAGCGGCCATGAAAGCGGCGGTTAAGAAAATTCCGGTCACAGTCAAATGCCGCATTGGCATTGACGACCAAGAAGATTTTGAACTATTAGCTCATTTTATAGATAGCCTAATGCAAGCCGGAGTGGATGGGGTGATTATTCACGCCCGCAAGGCTTGGTTAAAAGGTTTGTCGCCTAAGGAAAATCGTGATGTTCCGCCGTTAAAATACGACTGGGTGCATCGCATAAAGGCTGAGTTTTGCGGCTTAGACATTATGATTAACGGCGGCATTGTCACGCACGATAATGCCTTAACGCATTTTAGCGATTATCAAGGTTTTCCAGCCATAGACGGTGTTATGCTAGGGCGCGCCGCGTACGAACAACCTTATTTATTAGCCGAAGTAGACGCGCTTTATTACGGCTGCACAGCCCCCATTATTAGCCGCGAGCAGGTTTTAACCAATATGTATCCGTATATTGAAGAGCATTTGCTCAAGGGTGGAAAACTAAATCAAATAACCCGCCACATGCTGGGATTGTTTCACGGGTTACCTGGCGGGCGTATTTGGCGTCGTGCGCTGTCCGAAAACGCCTTTAAAGAGGGCGCGGGCATTGACGTGGTTGAAAGCGCTTACCAGCAAGTGTTAAGCGAGATACAGCGCATGGAAGACCGGATATGA
- a CDS encoding glycosyltransferase family 2 protein: MSGFKQTFLIVFAFVLFVFGVWGYFNNPIEEPPWPDKIPGFAFSPYQEGESPFTQTFPSRESVAKDIKLLSETTYAIRSYTVAGVFGEIPSIAREYKINVALGAWLDARKDVNQVELDNLVKLVKANPFSVVRVIVGNESLLREDLTVEEMIVHLKDVRSKITVPISTAEPWHVWIKHPELAEHVDFIAVHMLPYWEGIKMEDSIDYIVDKMNALKAAFPGKPIVIGEVGWPSSGRSIKEASASKASEAIFLRRFIERANQEGYVYYLMEAFDQPWKTNLEGAVGGYWGVYDVNRQPKFEFHESIIAVPEWRLLAAASVLVAVFLVLILMIDSSTLDNRGRGFLIGSAFVASSLIVWIIYDYSIHYQNWVSALVGILLLLGVVGVLVVILAEAHEWAEALWYKSRRRALTHSNVPDQALPFVSIHVPAYNEPADMMIETLDALALLDYPNFEVLVIDNNTKDPAVWEPVQAHCLTLGERFKFFHVSPLAGYKAGALNFALKETDARAEAIAVIDSDYMVESCWLRRLAVQLVDPDIAIVQAPQDYRDHQENAFKAMCYAEYKGFFHIGMVTRNERNAIIQHGTMTIVRRSVLEEVGGWGETTITEDADLGLKIFEHGYQAAYIEQSFGKGLMPDTFIDYKKQRYRWAYGAMQILREHAKALLHWNSTKLEPGQRYHFVAGWLPWIADGFNFIFTLMAIVWSVLMIISPIEFNAPQIIFSLIPIFFFGFKVAKMLILYMGQVRTSFRTALAAAIAGLALSHAIAMAVLSGLFIGRQMPFVRTPKKADTIALTQAVMDARAETFMGFLLFTLMWVIIWRVGLDSFETVLWICVMVVQMIPYFASLILSLISSVPQLPASLIGVKPNESACNSPVLDTDVVKTAVVETVVEKEEVQNLKV, translated from the coding sequence GTGTCTGGTTTTAAACAAACGTTTTTAATTGTATTTGCCTTTGTTTTGTTTGTTTTTGGGGTGTGGGGTTACTTTAACAACCCTATAGAAGAGCCGCCTTGGCCCGACAAAATTCCTGGGTTTGCTTTTTCGCCGTATCAAGAAGGTGAAAGTCCATTTACCCAAACATTCCCCAGTCGTGAATCGGTGGCCAAAGACATTAAACTCCTGTCTGAGACTACTTATGCGATTCGCAGTTACACCGTAGCCGGCGTATTTGGTGAGATTCCGTCGATTGCGCGTGAATACAAAATTAACGTGGCCTTGGGGGCTTGGTTAGACGCACGTAAAGACGTTAACCAGGTTGAGTTGGATAACTTGGTTAAGTTGGTTAAAGCCAACCCATTCAGCGTTGTGCGCGTCATTGTGGGTAACGAATCATTGCTACGTGAAGACTTAACCGTTGAAGAGATGATTGTGCATCTTAAAGATGTGCGCAGTAAAATCACTGTGCCTATTAGTACGGCAGAGCCTTGGCACGTCTGGATTAAACACCCCGAGCTGGCTGAGCATGTGGACTTTATTGCTGTACACATGTTGCCGTATTGGGAAGGCATTAAAATGGAAGATTCTATCGACTACATTGTTGATAAGATGAATGCATTAAAAGCCGCCTTTCCCGGTAAACCCATTGTGATTGGTGAAGTTGGCTGGCCGAGCAGTGGGCGTTCTATTAAAGAAGCGTCGGCCTCAAAAGCCAGTGAGGCCATCTTTTTACGCCGTTTTATTGAACGCGCCAACCAAGAAGGCTACGTTTATTATTTAATGGAAGCGTTTGATCAGCCCTGGAAAACCAACTTAGAAGGTGCAGTAGGCGGATATTGGGGCGTGTACGATGTTAATCGTCAGCCAAAATTTGAGTTTCACGAATCTATTATTGCCGTACCAGAATGGCGTTTATTGGCGGCCGCATCGGTCTTGGTAGCGGTATTTTTGGTGCTAATCTTAATGATTGACAGCTCAACGCTTGACAACCGTGGCCGAGGGTTTTTAATTGGTTCGGCGTTTGTGGCCTCGTCGTTGATTGTATGGATTATTTACGACTATTCGATACATTATCAAAACTGGGTCAGTGCGTTGGTGGGCATATTGCTGCTCTTGGGCGTGGTGGGCGTATTGGTGGTTATTTTGGCTGAGGCTCATGAATGGGCCGAAGCACTGTGGTATAAATCGCGTAGACGTGCTTTAACCCATTCCAACGTGCCAGACCAGGCCTTGCCGTTTGTGAGTATTCATGTGCCAGCGTATAACGAACCGGCTGACATGATGATTGAAACGCTGGATGCGTTAGCGCTCTTGGATTATCCCAATTTTGAGGTCTTGGTGATAGACAACAACACTAAAGATCCTGCTGTTTGGGAGCCTGTGCAAGCGCATTGTTTGACCTTGGGAGAGCGTTTTAAATTCTTCCACGTGTCGCCTTTAGCCGGTTACAAAGCAGGTGCGCTCAACTTTGCGTTAAAAGAGACTGACGCGCGAGCCGAAGCCATTGCGGTAATCGACAGCGATTATATGGTTGAGTCTTGCTGGTTAAGACGTTTAGCGGTGCAGTTGGTTGACCCCGATATTGCCATTGTGCAAGCACCACAAGATTATCGTGACCACCAAGAAAATGCTTTTAAAGCAATGTGTTACGCCGAATACAAAGGCTTTTTTCACATTGGTATGGTCACGCGCAACGAACGTAACGCAATTATTCAGCATGGCACTATGACCATTGTGCGCAGAAGCGTGCTTGAAGAAGTGGGTGGCTGGGGTGAAACAACCATTACCGAAGACGCCGATTTGGGTCTTAAAATCTTTGAGCACGGCTACCAAGCCGCTTACATTGAGCAAAGTTTTGGTAAAGGGCTTATGCCAGACACCTTTATTGACTACAAAAAACAGCGTTACCGTTGGGCGTATGGCGCAATGCAAATCTTGCGTGAGCACGCCAAAGCCTTACTGCATTGGAACAGCACCAAGCTTGAACCAGGTCAGCGTTATCACTTTGTAGCCGGTTGGTTGCCGTGGATTGCCGACGGATTTAACTTTATCTTTACCTTAATGGCCATTGTCTGGTCGGTATTGATGATTATTAGCCCGATTGAGTTTAATGCACCGCAAATTATTTTCTCACTCATACCCATTTTCTTCTTTGGGTTTAAAGTGGCGAAAATGCTGATTCTATACATGGGGCAAGTTCGCACCTCGTTTAGAACCGCGCTTGCGGCGGCCATTGCGGGGTTGGCGTTATCGCACGCCATTGCCATGGCGGTGTTGTCGGGTCTGTTTATTGGTCGCCAAATGCCCTTTGTGCGTACCCCTAAAAAGGCCGACACCATTGCCTTAACGCAAGCCGTAATGGACGCGCGTGCCGAAACATTTATGGGCTTTTTACTGTTTACCTTAATGTGGGTTATTATTTGGCGCGTAGGGTTAGATTCGTTTGAAACAGTCCTATGGATTTGCGTAATGGTGGTGCAGATGATTCCTTATTTTGCCTCACTGATTCTTTCGCTTATTAGCTCGGTACCACAATTGCCTGCCTCATTAATCGGCGTAAAACCCAATGAATCGGCGTGCAATAGCCCAGTGTTAGATACTGATGTTGTAAAAACAGCAGTGGTAGAAACGGTCGTTGAAAAAGAAGAAGTACAAAATCTAAAAGTGTAA
- a CDS encoding efflux RND transporter permease subunit — protein sequence MKHFLKLLLLGLLVAINAHLVTQVSINDIDVEEFFPEKTASSTNTSAQNNINATNRYLFVANVPSTTLSGLQEQALISEYMAVPFKEHTYLILFKYPQQAHVLAQLQLNKSDYLGTPIVGTILSQEFLTGLKTYLWILIPILLPIIVLLTSFRYLLNLSNEVLVFSLLILSCIVLFKMHLNAAYLLSLLFIYIYAFTLINQVYYNKIATPTLLFSLLASLLTTWLSALLLSFSNFGIIKDFGWSLMLWLGVLSVYILLRVMGFSRSSLQLHWLNLKPSFLSSKMLGLIAGLFVVIFALWLIKPMTVNLNPLAMSTSQQHINQFEQQHTLTQPILMSVTAHHCSLKTVQCNQELATWLKEVYKNLNVNYALILDLEHAYQTFAEEPLSHATPQKLAQFQLSLDLLGAEKLLYNQDFTQVNSLFSVSLLQPLEQLIIMTQKIQEADQASDQFSVHLVGHMNQVAQYQATFLQEMGLGVLYIFILLAGLFALFYQDLKVTVSLVPALLSMMALLSFHSLMQIDLSIMTLIALILFVGIISDNIIHILIAYKTVQNNCFKTVFRPIILTNLIMIASLLLMALINHSFLKQFGLELASLLIVHLILMVYLLPSLFKTFLTRPGQT from the coding sequence TTGAAACACTTTCTTAAACTATTGCTTTTAGGGCTGCTGGTAGCAATTAACGCCCATTTGGTTACCCAAGTAAGCATTAACGACATCGATGTAGAGGAGTTTTTTCCCGAAAAAACTGCATCCTCAACAAATACTTCAGCGCAAAATAACATTAATGCAACCAATCGATACTTATTTGTGGCCAACGTGCCCAGCACCACATTAAGTGGATTGCAAGAACAAGCCTTAATTAGCGAATACATGGCTGTACCGTTTAAAGAACATACCTATTTAATCTTGTTTAAATACCCGCAACAAGCCCATGTACTGGCGCAACTGCAACTTAATAAATCGGACTATTTGGGCACGCCTATTGTAGGAACCATACTGTCACAAGAGTTTTTAACTGGTTTAAAAACCTATTTGTGGATTTTAATCCCCATTTTACTGCCCATTATTGTGTTGCTCACCTCGTTTAGATACTTGTTAAATTTAAGTAACGAAGTATTAGTGTTTTCACTGCTTATATTAAGTTGCATTGTGCTGTTTAAAATGCACCTTAATGCCGCTTATCTATTGTCTTTGCTGTTTATTTACATCTATGCGTTTACCTTAATAAACCAAGTGTATTACAACAAGATTGCTACTCCAACACTGCTGTTTAGTTTACTGGCCTCGTTGCTCACAACTTGGTTAAGCGCGCTGTTGTTATCGTTTTCAAACTTTGGCATTATTAAAGATTTTGGCTGGTCGCTTATGCTGTGGCTGGGTGTATTATCGGTGTACATATTGTTGCGTGTGATGGGGTTTTCGCGTTCTAGTTTGCAACTTCACTGGCTTAATTTAAAACCCTCATTTTTAAGCTCAAAAATGCTTGGGTTAATCGCCGGTCTGTTTGTTGTTATTTTTGCGTTATGGCTGATAAAACCGATGACGGTTAATTTAAACCCGCTGGCCATGTCCACTTCACAGCAGCATATTAATCAATTTGAGCAACAACACACCTTAACTCAGCCTATTTTAATGTCAGTAACGGCACACCACTGCAGTCTTAAAACCGTACAATGCAATCAAGAACTGGCCACGTGGCTTAAAGAGGTTTATAAAAACCTTAACGTTAACTACGCCCTAATTTTAGACCTTGAACACGCCTACCAAACTTTTGCTGAAGAGCCTTTAAGCCATGCCACGCCGCAAAAATTAGCTCAATTTCAATTAAGCTTAGACCTTTTAGGTGCCGAAAAACTACTGTATAACCAAGACTTTACGCAAGTAAACAGCCTATTTTCGGTGAGTCTATTACAACCCCTAGAACAGTTAATTATTATGACCCAAAAAATTCAAGAAGCCGACCAAGCCAGTGACCAATTTTCGGTACATTTAGTGGGTCACATGAACCAAGTCGCGCAATATCAAGCCACTTTTTTACAAGAGATGGGGTTGGGTGTGTTGTATATTTTTATACTGTTGGCGGGTTTGTTTGCGCTGTTTTACCAAGACCTTAAAGTCACTGTAAGTTTAGTGCCTGCGCTGCTGTCGATGATGGCGCTGTTGAGTTTTCACAGTCTTATGCAAATAGATTTGTCGATTATGACATTGATTGCGCTTATTTTATTTGTGGGAATTATTTCAGACAATATTATTCATATTTTGATTGCTTACAAAACAGTGCAAAACAACTGCTTTAAAACGGTTTTTAGGCCCATCATATTAACCAACTTAATTATGATTGCCAGCTTGCTGCTTATGGCGTTAATTAACCACAGCTTTTTAAAACAATTTGGCCTAGAACTGGCCAGTTTATTAATAGTGCATTTGATATTAATGGTGTATTTATTACCCAGTTTGTTTAAAACCTTTTTAACCAGGCCTGGTCAAACCTAA